A DNA window from uncultured Methanoregula sp. contains the following coding sequences:
- a CDS encoding PAS domain S-box protein — translation MRSENDEALRFFIIAAASIGAVVSTVFSLTHGIFEVFPFLYILPIILVVYFYPDRGVVFSLGISLMYICLVYLFGYSNPGHIAIATAWFAIFIIIGVVVSSYATKLQQEKARIHQILNNSQDGIFCFDIRTEQMLEINAKCAQWLRYEREELRGTSLAMIWSDTGEREGFIARVKKDPWNTETEGMFRAKDGTMLRFVISAVLVLPDRILCSAIDITGSKIVDEEIRKTLEDLEEQVRARTAHLEELNEKLRAEILERRQFEQKMLAETMRAARDEDEI, via the coding sequence GTGAGAAGCGAAAACGACGAGGCCCTGCGTTTTTTTATCATCGCCGCCGCATCCATCGGGGCTGTTGTCAGCACGGTTTTTTCCTTAACCCACGGGATCTTTGAGGTCTTCCCGTTTCTGTATATCCTCCCCATCATCCTTGTTGTGTACTTTTACCCGGATCGCGGCGTGGTCTTCTCCCTGGGTATCAGCCTGATGTATATCTGCCTTGTCTATCTTTTCGGATACAGCAACCCGGGACATATCGCCATTGCCACGGCATGGTTTGCCATTTTTATCATCATCGGCGTTGTCGTCTCGTCCTACGCCACCAAGCTCCAGCAGGAGAAGGCACGGATCCACCAGATCCTGAATAACTCCCAGGACGGGATCTTCTGTTTCGACATCAGAACGGAACAGATGCTGGAGATCAATGCCAAATGCGCCCAGTGGCTCCGCTACGAAAGGGAAGAACTGCGCGGGACAAGCCTTGCAATGATCTGGTCGGATACAGGGGAGCGCGAAGGATTTATTGCGAGGGTGAAAAAAGATCCGTGGAACACCGAGACAGAGGGAATGTTCCGGGCAAAAGACGGGACCATGCTCAGGTTTGTCATCTCTGCGGTCCTTGTCCTGCCGGACAGGATACTCTGTTCAGCCATTGATATCACCGGCAGCAAGATCGTGGACGAGGAGATACGAAAGACACTCGAAGACCTGGAGGAACAGGTGCGGGCCCGCACGGCCCATCTCGAGGAACTCAACGAGAAACTCCGGGCCGAGATCCTTGAGCGCAGGCAGTTCGAACAGAAGATGCTGGCCGAGACCATGAGAGCAGCCCGCGATGAGGACGAGATCTGA